From a region of the Rhipicephalus microplus isolate Deutch F79 chromosome X, USDA_Rmic, whole genome shotgun sequence genome:
- the LOC119167909 gene encoding uncharacterized protein LOC119167909: MDSRNENIASSSSGSASQTLKGSRVPGGQQHSTSHPLDTPTPQENEHEPTTALAQREQPLQQVKSLADTKCRSRSSPSIYFQSNASGCSREIAMVHHPSTAPAVPQDLMREPLSKEFADCHIELASRRIAVIRATHSRAVAEGHLFDPVDAARAAAALQLQDLQKAETESIATVSKNPRGHPRGLSTGRESITAGTTGTERSSRTVGRRTDAGSMNRSYYTDEDDMPMQYLSFECVGHYLSPVRECYRRYKLAVIWLTAVVGAVLGFVLLGLLIQYIRHRNRGLSTESKAETSTEFSIDYYKHPPYRMPSYLCDGGCS, from the exons ATGGATAGCCGAAATGAAAACATCGCCTCGAGCAGCAGTGGCTCTGCTTCACAGACTCTGAAAGGCAGTCGTGTTCCTGGAGGGCAGCAGCACTCTACATCTCATCCTCTAGACACACCCACACCCCAAGAGAACGAACATGAACCAACCACGGCGTTAGCACAGCGTGAACAACCATTGCAGCAG GTGAAGTCTTTGGCAGACACGAAGTGCAGATCACGTAGCAGTCCATCAATATACTTCCAATCGAATGCCAGCGGTTGTAGCCGTGAGATCGCCATGGTGCACCACCCCTCTACCGCGCCTGCCGTGCCCCAGGACCTTATGCGCGAGCCACTTTCGAAAGAATTTGCAGATTGCCACATCGAGTTAGCCTCCCGGCGGATAGCTGTCATAAGGGCGACCCACAGCCGCGCTGTGGCGGAGGGTCATTTATTTGATCCCGTTGACGCGGCCCGAGCGGCTGCAGCACTACAACTTCAAGATCTGCAGAAGGCTGAAACGGAAAGCATTGCAACAGTCTCCAAAAATCCTCGCGGTCATCCCAGAGGACTCAGCACGGGGAGGGAGTCTATTACTGCTGGAACCACTGGCACCGAACGTAGTTCGCGGACTGTTGGAAGACGCACTGACGCAGGTAGTATGAACAGATCTTACTACACAGACGAGGACGACATGCCAATGCAGTACCTTTCCTTCGAATGCGTAGGCCACTACCTCTCTCCGGTGCGTGAATGCTACCGGAGGTACAAACTTGCGGTCATTTGGCTTACTGCCGTCGTTGGGGCCGTGCTTGGCTTCGTTTTACTCGGTTTGCTTATTCAGTACATCCGTCATCGAAATCGAGGGCTGTCCACCGAGTCGAAAGCCGAGACCTCTACGGAGTTTTCAATTGACTACTACAAACATCCTCCGTACAGGATGCCTTCCTATTTGTGCGACGGTGGGTGTTCCTAA